In a single window of the Deinococcus aerophilus genome:
- a CDS encoding ABC-F family ATP-binding cassette domain-containing protein translates to MLLRATEVARIYGDQTIFAGIHLEVGAGERLALIGENGSGKSTLLRLLAGLDAPDAGTLTRTGRVALLTQHADVEACTLLDAVTPPELREARRAFAVASGGLARADEPALHAFAEAEETYRQAGGYDFEARAAGVLSGLGLPLCPDADGGALSGGQLRRVMLARLLLAPADVYLLDEPTNHLDADGAAWLEGWIQASDAAFVLASHDRAFLDTVATRTAELQRGTLSIYPGAYTAAMTLKASLREAQTRDHAAYQRKRAALDEDQRRQASKGAVEENRRRARDNDKFLSSHKAGRAQQIFSARARAMQRQIERLDAQATARPHQDRRTVRLNLPPAPPGPAEVLTVRDLGVRRGDRPVLCGVRLGVRRGERIALTGPNGGGKSTLLGAVLGTLPCSGAVRWGPGLSVYAAGQHAEELSGLRTVADALLDANPDLTPHQLHEVAAGLELPGGPAFALADLSGGQRTRLSLARLSVTRAQVLVLDEPTNHLDLRAIEALETLLLGFPGTVLLASHDRALTGRVATRIWEVGRGEVQEV, encoded by the coding sequence GTGCTGTTGCGCGCTACAGAAGTCGCCCGGATCTACGGCGACCAGACCATCTTTGCAGGCATCCATCTGGAGGTGGGGGCAGGAGAACGCCTCGCCCTCATCGGAGAAAACGGCAGCGGCAAGAGCACGCTGCTGCGGCTGCTCGCCGGGCTGGACGCGCCGGACGCGGGCACGCTGACGCGCACGGGCCGGGTGGCCCTGCTGACCCAGCACGCCGACGTGGAGGCGTGCACCTTGCTGGACGCCGTGACCCCCCCGGAACTGCGGGAGGCGCGGCGGGCCTTTGCGGTGGCGTCCGGTGGTCTGGCCCGCGCCGACGAGCCGGCCCTGCACGCCTTCGCGGAGGCCGAGGAAACGTACCGGCAGGCGGGCGGTTACGACTTTGAGGCGCGGGCGGCGGGCGTCCTGAGCGGTCTGGGCCTGCCCCTGTGCCCGGACGCGGATGGAGGAGCGCTGTCGGGCGGACAGCTGCGGCGGGTGATGCTCGCGCGGCTGCTGCTTGCGCCCGCCGACGTGTACCTGCTCGACGAGCCGACCAACCACCTCGACGCCGACGGCGCGGCGTGGCTGGAGGGCTGGATTCAGGCGTCGGACGCGGCCTTTGTGCTCGCGAGCCACGACCGCGCGTTTCTGGACACCGTGGCCACCCGCACGGCCGAGCTGCAACGCGGCACGCTGAGCATTTATCCCGGCGCGTACACGGCGGCCATGACCCTCAAGGCGTCGTTGCGGGAGGCGCAGACGCGGGACCACGCGGCGTACCAGCGCAAACGGGCGGCGCTCGACGAGGACCAGCGGCGGCAGGCAAGCAAGGGGGCCGTGGAAGAAAACCGGCGCCGGGCCCGCGACAACGACAAGTTCCTGTCGAGCCACAAGGCCGGGCGCGCGCAGCAGATCTTCTCGGCCCGGGCCCGGGCCATGCAAAGACAGATCGAGCGGCTGGACGCCCAGGCCACCGCCCGGCCACACCAAGATCGCCGCACGGTGCGCCTGAACCTGCCGCCGGCCCCACCCGGCCCCGCCGAGGTGCTCACCGTTCGTGATCTCGGGGTCCGGCGCGGCGACCGGCCCGTGCTGTGCGGCGTGCGGCTCGGCGTGCGGCGGGGAGAACGCATCGCCCTGACCGGGCCGAACGGCGGCGGCAAGTCCACGCTGCTGGGCGCTGTGCTCGGCACCCTGCCGTGCAGCGGCGCCGTGCGCTGGGGACCGGGCCTGAGCGTGTACGCGGCGGGCCAGCACGCCGAGGAGCTATCCGGCCTACGGACCGTGGCGGACGCGCTGCTGGACGCCAACCCGGACCTCACCCCACACCAGCTGCACGAGGTCGCGGCGGGGCTGGAACTGCCCGGTGGCCCGGCCTTTGCGCTCGCGGATCTGTCGGGCGGGCAGCGCACCCGCCTGAGTCTGGCCCGCCTGAGCGTGACCCGGGCGCAGGTGCTCGTGCTGGACGAGCCGACCAACCACCTGGACCTCCGCGCGATCGAGGCCCTGGAAACGTTGCTGCTGGGCTTTCCCGGCACCGTGCTGCTGGCCAGCCACGACCGCGCACTGACCGGGCGGGTGGCGACACGCATCTGGGAGGTGGGCAGGGGCGAGGTTCAGGAGGTGTGA
- a CDS encoding winged helix-turn-helix transcriptional regulator produces MNPEHTASGHGNFCPVYRAIGVLQEKWVLHIVRSLLDGEKGFNELARAVGGCNSATLTQRLEHLEALRIISKRTEDTHGKLARSVYTLTSAGRELQGVIDAIDTWGRANLQEEKPQLQPA; encoded by the coding sequence ATGAATCCCGAACACACCGCCTCTGGACATGGCAACTTCTGCCCGGTCTACCGGGCCATCGGCGTGTTGCAGGAGAAGTGGGTGTTGCACATCGTCCGCTCTCTGCTGGACGGCGAGAAGGGCTTTAACGAGCTGGCGCGTGCGGTGGGCGGGTGCAACAGCGCCACGCTGACCCAGCGCCTGGAACACCTGGAAGCGCTCAGAATCATCAGCAAGCGCACCGAGGACACCCACGGCAAGCTTGCCCGCAGCGTGTATACCCTGACCTCCGCCGGCCGTGAGTTGCAGGGCGTGATCGACGCCATCGACACCTGGGGGCGTGCCAACCTGCAAGAGGAGAAGCCCCAGCTCCAGCCGGCCTGA
- a CDS encoding metal ABC transporter permease, whose translation MDFLTDPLQFDFFVRALLAVVLVSVLCALVGAWVVLRGLSYIGDAMSHAVLPGIVGAFLSGGNLLLGALVAAILTALGIGAVGQRSGLKQDSAIGIVFVGMFALGIVMLSRVPTFTSDLSHFLIGNPLGVTVGDLWGALAVTAVVGAVLGAVQKELLLASFDPTEARAVGLPVRRLESLLLILIGLVVVLTVQLVGTTLSVSLLITSSAAARLLARSLPRMIALAAALGSVGGVVGLYLSYYLNTAPGATIVLVNTAVFLLVLALRRRE comes from the coding sequence ATGGACTTCCTGACCGATCCCCTGCAGTTTGATTTCTTCGTGCGCGCCCTGCTCGCCGTGGTGCTCGTCAGCGTGCTGTGTGCGCTGGTGGGGGCGTGGGTGGTGCTGCGCGGCCTGAGCTACATCGGCGACGCCATGAGCCACGCCGTCCTGCCGGGCATCGTGGGCGCCTTTCTGTCGGGCGGAAACCTGCTGCTCGGGGCGCTGGTGGCCGCCATCCTCACCGCGCTGGGCATCGGCGCGGTCGGCCAGCGCAGCGGCCTGAAACAGGACAGCGCCATCGGCATCGTGTTCGTGGGCATGTTCGCGCTGGGCATCGTGATGCTGTCGCGCGTGCCCACCTTCACCTCGGACCTCAGCCACTTCCTGATCGGCAATCCGCTGGGCGTGACGGTAGGGGACCTGTGGGGCGCGCTGGCGGTAACGGCGGTGGTGGGGGCCGTGCTGGGCGCGGTCCAGAAGGAACTGCTGCTCGCCTCCTTCGACCCCACCGAGGCGCGGGCGGTGGGCCTGCCGGTGCGCCGGCTGGAAAGCCTGCTGTTGATCCTGATCGGGCTGGTGGTGGTCCTGACCGTGCAGCTGGTGGGCACGACCCTGAGCGTGAGCCTGCTGATCACCTCCAGCGCCGCCGCCCGGCTGCTCGCGCGCAGCTTGCCGCGCATGATCGCGCTGGCCGCCGCCCTGGGCAGCGTGGGCGGCGTGGTGGGCCTGTACCTCAGCTATTACCTGAACACGGCGCCGGGCGCGACCATCGTGCTGGTCAACACGGCGGTCTTTCTGCTGGTGCTCGCTTTGCGCCGCCGGGAGTGA
- a CDS encoding metal ABC transporter solute-binding protein, Zn/Mn family — protein MRFLVLSAVLCAGMAGASALPVSATTSIIADLVKNVGGTRVAVTTIVPAGTDAHTFQPTTAVIRGLAGSRVLFANGAGLEPWLPQLQKSAPGVPVRALTAGLKLTAADGGTDPHAWWDLGLAAGYVKNVQAGLTALDPAGKATYARNTAAYLKQLSAADADARKQFAALPARKRQIVTNHDALNYLANRYGLKVIGAVIPGLSTEREPSARELATLIVAVKKSGARVIFTEDTLDIRLAKTLAQETGIRIAPPLYTDALGPKGSAGETFLKAFRTNVDTMVKALR, from the coding sequence ATGAGGTTTCTCGTTCTGTCCGCTGTCCTGTGTGCCGGAATGGCCGGGGCGTCTGCCCTTCCCGTCAGCGCCACCACCTCCATCATCGCCGACCTCGTGAAGAACGTGGGGGGAACGCGGGTGGCCGTCACCACCATCGTTCCTGCCGGAACCGACGCGCACACCTTTCAGCCCACCACGGCCGTGATCCGGGGACTGGCCGGCAGCCGCGTGCTGTTCGCCAACGGCGCGGGCCTGGAGCCGTGGCTGCCCCAGCTTCAGAAGTCCGCGCCGGGCGTACCGGTCAGGGCGCTGACGGCGGGCCTGAAGCTGACGGCCGCCGACGGCGGCACCGACCCGCACGCATGGTGGGATCTGGGGCTGGCGGCCGGGTACGTGAAGAACGTCCAGGCGGGCCTGACGGCGCTGGACCCGGCGGGAAAGGCGACCTACGCCCGGAACACGGCGGCTTATCTGAAGCAGTTGAGCGCCGCCGACGCCGACGCCCGAAAGCAATTTGCCGCGCTGCCGGCGCGCAAGCGTCAGATCGTGACCAACCACGATGCCCTGAACTACCTGGCCAACCGTTACGGCCTGAAGGTGATCGGCGCGGTCATTCCTGGCCTCAGCACCGAGCGTGAGCCGAGTGCTCGGGAACTGGCCACCCTGATCGTGGCGGTCAAGAAAAGTGGCGCGCGGGTCATCTTCACCGAGGACACGCTGGACATCCGCCTCGCCAAAACCCTGGCCCAGGAAACGGGCATCCGCATCGCGCCGCCGCTGTACACCGACGCGCTGGGGCCAAAGGGCAGCGCGGGCGAAACCTTTCTCAAAGCGTTCCGGACCAATGTGGACACCATGGTGAAGGCCCTGCGCTGA
- the trxB gene encoding thioredoxin-disulfide reductase has translation MTATPPQIQDYDVVIVGGGPAGLTAAIYTGRASLSTLILEKGLPGGQIAQTEEVENYPGFPEPISGMELAGRMQQQAEKFGGKIEMDEVEAIEQTGDPHHPFLVRGYGGQYRARSVILATGANPKRLNVPGEEEFWGRGVSTCATCDGFFYRGKKVVVVGGGDAAVEEGLFLTKFADEVTLIHRRDALRANKVAQARAFANPKMKFVWDTAVERITGDGSVGSVSLKNLKTGETSEMATDGVFIFIGHVPNTEFVKDTVNLREDGYVDVTDEIYTSVPLLFAAGDVSDYIYRQLGTSVGAGTRAAMSAERALAALEVAGEVAAD, from the coding sequence ATGACAGCCACCCCTCCGCAAATCCAGGACTACGACGTTGTAATTGTCGGCGGCGGCCCCGCCGGACTGACCGCCGCCATTTACACGGGCCGCGCCAGCCTCAGCACGCTGATTCTGGAAAAGGGGCTGCCCGGCGGCCAGATTGCCCAGACCGAGGAAGTCGAGAATTACCCGGGCTTTCCCGAGCCCATCAGCGGCATGGAACTGGCGGGGCGGATGCAGCAGCAGGCCGAGAAATTTGGCGGCAAGATCGAGATGGACGAGGTAGAGGCCATTGAACAGACCGGCGACCCCCACCATCCCTTCCTGGTGCGGGGCTACGGCGGCCAGTACCGTGCCCGCAGCGTCATCTTGGCGACCGGCGCGAACCCCAAGCGGCTGAACGTGCCCGGCGAGGAAGAATTCTGGGGCCGGGGCGTGAGCACCTGCGCCACCTGTGACGGCTTTTTCTACCGTGGCAAGAAGGTCGTCGTGGTGGGCGGGGGAGACGCCGCCGTCGAGGAGGGCCTGTTCCTGACCAAGTTCGCCGACGAGGTCACCCTGATTCACCGCCGCGACGCCCTGCGCGCCAACAAGGTGGCCCAGGCCCGCGCCTTTGCCAACCCCAAGATGAAGTTCGTCTGGGACACCGCCGTGGAACGGATCACGGGCGACGGCTCGGTGGGCAGCGTGAGCCTGAAGAACCTCAAGACCGGCGAGACCAGCGAGATGGCAACCGACGGCGTATTTATCTTTATCGGCCACGTGCCCAACACGGAATTCGTCAAGGACACGGTGAACCTGCGTGAGGACGGCTACGTGGACGTGACGGATGAGATCTACACCAGCGTGCCCCTGCTGTTCGCGGCCGGAGACGTCAGCGATTACATCTACCGTCAGCTGGGCACCAGCGTCGGGGCAGGAACGCGGGCGGCCATGAGCGCCGAGCGTGCGCTGGCTGCGCTGGAAGTGGCCGGGGAAGTCGCCGCCGACTGA
- a CDS encoding TCR/Tet family MFS transporter, whose product MSRRPAALIFILITALIDIMGIGLIIPVLPGLVKDLAGSEVAGARDIGLLTAAYAVMQFVFAPILGTLSDRYGRRPVLLLSLLGVTLDYLLLYFAPSLWWLLVGRLIAGITGASLTVANAYIADVTAPQDRAKNFGLLGATFGVGFILGPALGGVLGEYGLRVPFLAAAALSGLNLLYGFFVLPESLPASARGKRLQRRNLNPFTPLRALTEYPLLRNLALTFVLLGLAGQVIFSTWVLYTEGVLRWTPLQNGAALAVFGLLTAVVQGGLIGPAIRALGERRTILLGLILSTAEFLVLSVARSAPVLYASLVVGAGGGLANPAIQGLISRQVDETEQGRVQGAITSLNSLVGVVGPLIATAVFAYFNGGGAEVRVPGAAFLMGAAFSVAGTLLIWSVLRRTPPAVAVQGATD is encoded by the coding sequence ATGTCACGACGCCCCGCCGCCCTGATCTTCATTCTGATCACTGCCCTGATCGACATCATGGGCATCGGACTGATCATTCCGGTGCTGCCGGGGCTGGTCAAGGACCTTGCCGGCTCGGAGGTGGCGGGCGCGCGCGACATCGGGCTGCTCACCGCCGCCTACGCGGTGATGCAGTTTGTTTTCGCGCCGATTCTGGGTACCCTCAGCGACCGCTACGGCCGGCGGCCGGTGCTGCTGCTGAGCCTGCTGGGGGTCACGCTGGACTACCTGCTGCTGTACTTTGCGCCCAGCCTGTGGTGGCTGCTCGTGGGCCGCCTGATCGCCGGGATCACCGGGGCCAGCCTGACGGTGGCGAACGCCTACATCGCAGACGTGACCGCGCCGCAGGACCGCGCAAAGAACTTTGGCCTGCTCGGCGCGACCTTCGGGGTGGGCTTTATCCTGGGTCCGGCGCTGGGCGGGGTGCTGGGCGAATATGGCCTGCGGGTGCCGTTCCTGGCGGCGGCGGCCCTGAGCGGCCTGAATCTGCTGTATGGCTTTTTCGTGCTGCCCGAATCGCTGCCGGCCTCTGCCCGCGGCAAGCGGCTGCAGCGGCGCAACCTCAATCCGTTCACGCCGCTGCGGGCGCTTACCGAGTACCCGCTGCTGCGCAACCTGGCCCTGACCTTCGTGCTGCTGGGCCTGGCCGGGCAGGTCATTTTCAGCACCTGGGTGCTGTACACCGAGGGGGTGCTGCGCTGGACCCCGCTGCAAAACGGCGCGGCCCTGGCCGTCTTCGGCCTGCTGACGGCGGTGGTGCAGGGCGGTCTGATCGGCCCGGCGATCCGCGCCCTGGGCGAGCGGCGCACCATTCTGCTCGGGCTGATCCTGTCCACCGCCGAGTTTCTGGTGCTCAGCGTGGCGCGCAGCGCGCCGGTGCTGTACGCCTCGCTGGTCGTGGGGGCGGGCGGCGGCCTCGCCAATCCGGCCATCCAGGGCCTGATCAGCCGTCAGGTGGACGAAACCGAGCAGGGGCGGGTGCAGGGCGCGATCACCAGCTTGAACAGCCTGGTCGGGGTGGTCGGGCCGCTGATCGCCACCGCCGTGTTCGCGTACTTCAACGGTGGGGGAGCGGAGGTGCGCGTGCCGGGCGCGGCCTTCCTGATGGGCGCGGCCTTCTCGGTGGCGGGCACGCTGCTGATCTGGTCGGTGTTGCGCCGCACGCCGCCGGCCGTGGCCGTGCAGGGAGCCACCGACTGA
- a CDS encoding metal ABC transporter ATP-binding protein: MLGVEHLTVRYGSQVALEDATVRFEAGTFSAIIGPNGAGKSTLLRTLVGLLPDHGDAVRFDAGHTAQNCISYVPQQQTLDWGFPVTVWDVAMMGRTGRLGWLRWPGRADRERVTAALKETGVYDLRHRHIGALSGGQRQRVLLARMLARDGHLLLLDEPLTGVDATTQEQLMALLRAQADRGRAVVMVTHDLEQARRWCDHLILINKRIVADGTPEEIYTPHNIEATFSTSHLGHTHAEA, encoded by the coding sequence GTGCTGGGCGTAGAACATCTCACCGTGCGTTACGGGTCCCAGGTGGCCCTGGAAGACGCCACCGTCCGGTTCGAGGCCGGGACGTTCTCAGCGATCATCGGGCCAAACGGAGCGGGCAAGTCCACGCTGCTGCGGACGCTGGTGGGCCTGCTGCCCGACCATGGGGACGCCGTGCGCTTTGATGCGGGCCACACCGCGCAGAACTGCATCTCGTACGTGCCGCAGCAGCAGACGCTGGACTGGGGCTTTCCGGTGACCGTGTGGGACGTGGCGATGATGGGCCGCACCGGTCGCCTGGGCTGGCTGCGCTGGCCGGGCCGCGCCGATCGCGAGCGGGTCACGGCCGCCCTGAAAGAAACCGGCGTCTATGACTTGCGCCACCGCCACATCGGAGCGCTGAGCGGAGGCCAGCGCCAGCGCGTGCTGCTCGCCCGCATGCTCGCCCGCGACGGCCACCTGCTGCTGCTCGACGAACCGCTGACCGGCGTGGACGCGACCACCCAGGAACAGCTGATGGCGCTGCTGCGCGCCCAGGCCGACCGGGGCCGCGCGGTGGTGATGGTCACCCACGATCTGGAACAGGCCCGGCGCTGGTGCGACCACCTGATTCTGATCAACAAACGGATCGTTGCCGACGGCACGCCCGAGGAGATCTACACCCCCCACAACATTGAGGCGACCTTCAGCACCTCCCACCTGGGGCATACACATGCCGAGGCGTGA
- a CDS encoding HNH endonuclease, which yields MTARRWTIPAHVKVEVWKCDGGACVQCGATDELHFDHILPYAWGGTSLTAHNVQLLCARHNLAKSDRLQ from the coding sequence ATGACCGCAAGACGGTGGACCATTCCCGCCCACGTCAAGGTGGAGGTCTGGAAGTGCGACGGCGGGGCGTGCGTACAGTGCGGGGCCACCGACGAGCTGCACTTTGACCATATCCTGCCGTACGCCTGGGGAGGCACGTCGCTCACGGCACACAACGTTCAGCTGCTGTGTGCGCGCCACAATCTGGCCAAGAGCGACCGCCTCCAGTAA
- a CDS encoding GNAT family N-acetyltransferase, whose translation MSTASLSPEIQTLRAVYDAQLREEAEMMSADAFDRAGPLWRGTFGNRGFVSYRSLDGLAGQALEGLIAQTIAHYAADPQIAFFEWKTRGHDAPADLTQRLRAHGLHADDPETVMLGEARRLDQPVHLPAGVTLRRIDDQAQPYPDVVRAVRAQELAFGRPFEADNFMRHMEQSAGRAELWVAETSEEVVCVGRLEVIPNTECAGLWGGGTLPGWRGRGIYRALTAARARSALQRGVRYLHSDCTEFSRPILERSGLIPVTTSTPYLWRRA comes from the coding sequence ATGTCCACCGCTTCTCTGTCCCCCGAGATCCAGACCCTGCGGGCCGTTTACGACGCCCAGTTGCGTGAGGAGGCCGAGATGATGTCGGCCGATGCCTTTGACCGGGCAGGTCCATTGTGGCGCGGCACATTCGGCAACCGGGGCTTCGTGTCCTACCGTTCGCTGGACGGGCTGGCAGGCCAGGCCCTGGAGGGTCTGATTGCGCAGACCATTGCCCACTACGCGGCCGATCCGCAGATCGCGTTCTTCGAGTGGAAGACACGCGGACATGACGCACCCGCTGATCTGACCCAGCGTCTGCGCGCCCACGGCCTGCACGCGGACGACCCCGAAACGGTCATGCTGGGCGAGGCCCGGCGGCTGGACCAGCCGGTTCACCTTCCGGCCGGGGTGACGCTGCGCCGCATTGATGATCAGGCCCAGCCCTATCCGGATGTGGTCCGTGCGGTGAGGGCGCAGGAACTGGCGTTCGGACGGCCCTTTGAGGCGGACAACTTTATGCGTCACATGGAACAGAGCGCCGGTCGGGCAGAATTGTGGGTGGCCGAAACCTCCGAGGAGGTGGTCTGCGTGGGCCGCCTGGAAGTCATTCCGAACACCGAATGTGCGGGCCTGTGGGGGGGCGGCACCCTGCCCGGATGGCGTGGCCGCGGCATTTACCGCGCCTTGACGGCGGCCCGCGCCCGGTCGGCCCTGCAGCGGGGGGTGCGCTACCTGCACAGCGACTGTACCGAGTTCTCCCGCCCCATCCTGGAGCGCAGCGGTCTGATCCCGGTCACGACGAGCACTCCCTACCTGTGGCGGCGTGCGTAA
- a CDS encoding nitroreductase family protein — MTATTSRPLSVTEAIESRRSIRKYLPEPMNQDDLREILRLASLAPSAWNAQTWRFAVIQNPELQAELQAAAYGQGQVTNAPAVIVVYSDMEDTLNTVEETAHPGMGEEGRSGQRKTFEGAFGAQDVAQRGQWGLSQANIAFGFLMVAARSLGYDTVPMLGFQPDKVRGLLGLPEHVQFAGMLPIGKRAEDGFPHHRHSVERITTFY, encoded by the coding sequence ATGACCGCGACCACTTCCCGTCCCCTGAGTGTCACCGAAGCCATCGAGAGCCGCCGCAGCATTCGCAAGTATCTGCCCGAGCCCATGAACCAGGATGACCTGCGCGAAATCCTGCGCCTGGCCAGCCTGGCCCCCAGCGCCTGGAATGCCCAGACGTGGCGCTTTGCCGTGATCCAGAACCCTGAACTCCAGGCCGAGCTGCAGGCCGCCGCCTATGGCCAGGGCCAGGTCACAAACGCGCCCGCCGTGATCGTCGTTTACAGCGATATGGAAGACACCCTGAACACGGTGGAGGAAACCGCGCACCCCGGCATGGGTGAAGAGGGCCGCAGCGGCCAGCGCAAGACTTTTGAAGGTGCCTTTGGAGCCCAGGACGTGGCCCAGCGCGGTCAGTGGGGCCTGAGCCAGGCGAACATCGCCTTCGGCTTCCTGATGGTGGCCGCGCGCAGCCTGGGCTATGACACCGTTCCCATGCTGGGCTTCCAGCCCGACAAGGTGCGCGGGCTGCTGGGCCTGCCCGAGCACGTTCAGTTCGCCGGCATGCTGCCCATCGGCAAGCGCGCCGAGGACGGCTTTCCCCACCATCGCCACAGCGTGGAGCGCATCACCACCTTTTACTGA
- a CDS encoding WGxxGxxG family protein, producing MKNTIKTAVLFSVLCAPFSALAQTDTTTTNTTTTAPMIDDNDGFDWGWLGLLGLAGLAGLRRRDDRPYTNTTGTTPR from the coding sequence ATGAAAAATACGATCAAGACCGCCGTGCTGTTCTCTGTCCTGTGCGCCCCTTTCTCGGCCCTGGCCCAGACCGACACGACCACGACCAACACGACCACCACCGCCCCCATGATTGACGACAACGACGGGTTCGACTGGGGCTGGCTGGGCCTCCTCGGGCTGGCGGGTCTGGCTGGCCTGCGCCGCCGCGACGACCGGCCCTACACCAACACCACCGGAACCACCCCCCGCTGA